The following are from one region of the Staphylococcus argenteus genome:
- a CDS encoding flavin reductase family protein produces the protein MNYSPKQGVRSHGLPHDPFKSSTVPRPIGWISTVSKDGKNNLAPYSQYQNLTWDPPMVMFAANQSVLGDHERKDTVKNAEETGWFVWNMATYDLRDAVNLSSKALPPEEDEFEFAGVTKEDCIEAPGYRVKESPVHFECEYVQTIRIPTGDPVSTVDIVIGRVAQVHIDDKVILDNGKLDIKSIKPIARLGYYDYTVVNEIFEMKAPAASKEELAGLEGRNFDNQSNSNDKT, from the coding sequence ATGAATTATTCGCCAAAGCAAGGTGTAAGAAGTCATGGTTTACCGCATGATCCATTTAAAAGTAGTACAGTACCACGTCCGATTGGTTGGATTTCTACTGTATCGAAAGATGGAAAGAATAATCTTGCTCCCTATAGTCAGTATCAAAACTTAACGTGGGACCCACCTATGGTTATGTTTGCGGCAAATCAATCCGTTCTTGGTGATCATGAGCGTAAAGATACAGTGAAAAATGCAGAAGAGACAGGTTGGTTTGTATGGAACATGGCAACCTATGACTTGAGAGATGCAGTTAATTTATCGTCGAAAGCACTGCCACCTGAAGAAGATGAATTTGAATTTGCGGGCGTGACAAAGGAAGACTGTATTGAAGCCCCAGGTTATCGTGTAAAAGAATCGCCGGTTCATTTTGAATGTGAGTACGTTCAAACGATTCGTATTCCAACTGGAGACCCAGTATCTACCGTAGACATTGTTATAGGTAGAGTCGCCCAAGTTCATATTGATGATAAAGTTATTCTTGATAACGGTAAATTAGACATTAAGTCGATTAAACCTATTGCCAGATTAGGATATTACGATTACACAGTAGTGAATGAGATATTTGAAATGAAAGCACCTGCAGCTTCTAAAGAAGAGTTAGCAGGTTTAGAAGGAAGAAATTTCGATAATCAATCAAATTCAAATGATAAGACATAA
- the asp1 gene encoding accessory Sec system protein Asp1, translating into MKYFIPAWYDDQQWWQDTTVPYYQMQKKTEFDDMISLMGMHLENELDYQLIVLNHAPNLRTFLHRYDLYETKYWSVFDEIQGFSHHAPQAINYHHLKWPDDVEFVYTPYLLKCVTSSQTFTNIYFSQEGYSIWFEEFENNQLQRRYIFDDRGYLSAIRYFDDQGEASYQEYLTINGDCVLCEDLKDGRVSVLERYHHDYHQTQYNSMAEIIEEKFQEMITRTIHAEDHVIVASDTRHNQFIAKNIPAQALSYSFFKNRNETVSFEEYQSIVKGAHFIVDSLQLEQSLFQHQQSLARQDDMIRITPFETRQSPNISSQLMETFIGVWIDGMTEDNLKQLMECLVDYIEREDQYRLILLTRHQNNIPQWLRTCMTSVNEAHQAKKEEDVNVSALMTTEDQDDVITLKTIFAEHDVVEAMRTLRIIIDMSEEPDLYLQISAISAAIPQINSQSTDYVSDYDNGRIIETPHQLSEALNYYLGYLKNWNYAYAYSLKLIDAYASNNIIRQLDELIEGEKDAT; encoded by the coding sequence ATGAAATATTTTATCCCAGCTTGGTATGATGACCAACAATGGTGGCAAGATACAACAGTACCGTATTATCAAATGCAAAAAAAGACAGAGTTTGATGACATGATTAGTTTGATGGGCATGCATCTGGAAAATGAATTAGACTATCAACTTATCGTTTTAAATCATGCACCGAATTTAAGAACATTTTTACATCGGTATGATCTATATGAGACAAAGTATTGGTCAGTATTCGATGAAATTCAAGGGTTTAGTCATCATGCACCACAAGCGATTAATTATCATCACTTAAAATGGCCCGATGATGTAGAGTTTGTTTACACCCCATATTTATTAAAATGTGTGACGAGTAGTCAAACGTTTACGAATATTTATTTTAGTCAGGAAGGGTATTCGATTTGGTTTGAGGAATTTGAAAATAATCAATTACAGCGACGTTATATATTTGATGATAGAGGTTATTTATCGGCTATACGTTATTTTGATGATCAGGGAGAGGCTTCTTATCAAGAATATTTAACAATCAACGGCGATTGTGTACTTTGCGAAGATTTAAAAGATGGGCGAGTCTCTGTTTTAGAAAGGTATCATCATGATTATCACCAGACACAATATAACAGTATGGCTGAAATAATTGAAGAGAAATTTCAAGAGATGATTACAAGAACAATACACGCAGAAGATCATGTGATTGTAGCTTCAGATACTAGACATAATCAGTTTATTGCTAAAAATATTCCAGCACAAGCACTAAGTTATTCATTTTTTAAAAACAGAAATGAAACGGTGTCTTTCGAAGAATATCAGTCTATCGTGAAAGGTGCGCATTTTATTGTTGATAGCTTGCAACTAGAACAATCATTATTCCAACATCAACAAAGTCTTGCTCGACAGGATGACATGATTCGAATTACTCCTTTTGAAACAAGGCAGTCGCCTAACATTAGCAGTCAATTAATGGAAACATTTATTGGAGTTTGGATAGATGGTATGACTGAGGATAACTTAAAACAATTAATGGAATGTCTTGTTGATTATATTGAGCGTGAAGATCAATACCGTTTAATCTTGCTCACACGGCATCAAAATAATATACCACAATGGTTACGTACATGTATGACATCAGTGAATGAGGCACATCAAGCTAAAAAAGAAGAAGATGTGAATGTTTCTGCGTTAATGACAACTGAAGATCAGGACGATGTCATTACTCTTAAGACGATATTTGCTGAACATGATGTTGTTGAAGCGATGCGCACATTACGAATAATTATCGATATGTCTGAGGAACCAGATTTATATTTACAAATCAGTGCGATTAGTGCTGCAATTCCACAAATTAATAGTCAATCAACAGATTATGTTTCTGACTATGATAACGGGCGTATCATTGAAACGCCTCACCAACTAAGTGAAGCGTTAAATTATTATTTAGGTTACTTGAAAAATTGGAACTATGCTTATGCCTATTCTTTAAAATTAATAGATGCATATGCATCTAACAATATTATTCGACAGCTCGATGAATTAATAGAAGGTGAAAAAGATGCCACGTAA
- the secY2 gene encoding accessory Sec system protein translocase subunit SecY2, whose amino-acid sequence MIKLLQQYEYKIVYKRMLYTCFILFIYILGTNISIVSYGDTQVKHESFFKIAISNMGGDVNTLNVFTLGLGPWLTSMIILMLISYRNMDKYMKQTRLEKHYKERILTLILSVIQSYFVIHEYVMKDRVHYENIYLMILILITGTMLLVWLADKNSRYGIAGPMPIVMVSIIKSMMHQRFEHIDAGHIIITLLLILVIITLIILLFIELVEVRLPYIDLMNVSATNMKSYLSWKVNPAGSITLMMSISVFVFLKSGIHFILSIFNDDISDDLQMLTFDSAIGISIYLIIQLVLGYFLSRFLINTKQKTKDFLKSGNYFLTVKPGKDTECYLNRNARRMCWFGSTLVTVIIGIPLYCTLLVPHLSTEIYFAVQLIVLIYISINIAETIRTYLYFDKYKSFLNQYW is encoded by the coding sequence ATGATAAAACTTTTACAACAATATGAATATAAAATTGTATACAAACGTATGCTTTACACATGTTTTATCTTGTTTATATATATATTAGGTACAAATATTTCGATTGTTTCATATGGCGATACGCAGGTAAAACATGAGTCGTTTTTTAAGATAGCAATTTCTAATATGGGCGGGGATGTTAATACATTGAATGTTTTCACGCTCGGTTTAGGACCATGGCTAACATCAATGATTATATTGATGCTTATTTCCTATAGAAACATGGATAAGTATATGAAACAAACGCGTTTAGAGAAACATTATAAGGAACGTATTTTAACTTTAATTCTAAGTGTGATACAAAGTTATTTTGTAATTCATGAATACGTTATGAAAGATCGTGTACATTATGAAAACATTTATTTGATGATATTAATTTTAATTACCGGAACGATGTTACTAGTTTGGCTAGCTGATAAAAATAGTCGCTATGGTATTGCTGGTCCGATGCCTATTGTGATGGTTAGTATTATTAAATCAATGATGCATCAAAGGTTTGAACATATCGATGCAGGTCATATAATCATCACATTATTATTAATACTCGTGATCATCACATTAATTATTTTATTATTTATTGAATTGGTTGAAGTTAGATTACCTTACATTGATTTAATGAATGTGTCAGCAACAAATATGAAATCGTACTTGTCTTGGAAGGTAAATCCTGCAGGGAGTATTACTTTAATGATGAGTATTTCAGTATTTGTGTTCTTAAAAAGTGGTATACATTTTATCTTATCTATATTTAATGATGATATATCTGATGATTTACAGATGCTGACATTTGATAGCGCCATCGGTATTTCGATTTATTTAATCATTCAGTTAGTGTTAGGGTATTTCTTATCAAGATTTTTAATAAATACTAAACAAAAGACAAAAGATTTTTTGAAAAGTGGAAATTATTTCTTAACAGTAAAGCCTGGTAAAGATACTGAATGCTATTTAAACCGTAACGCTCGGCGCATGTGTTGGTTTGGTTCTACATTAGTTACAGTTATTATTGGGATACCACTTTACTGTACGTTACTTGTACCACATTTATCTACTGAAATTTATTTTGCAGTTCAACTGATTGTATTAATTTATATCAGCATTAATATTGCAGAAACAATTCGTACCTATTTATATTTTGATAAATATAAGTCGTTTTTGAATCAATATTGGTAA
- a CDS encoding lectin-like domain-containing protein, translated as MSKRQKAFHDSLVNEKTRVKLYKSGKNWVKSGIKELEMFKIIGLPFISQNIDKYDNDSVSKKMTSYGLKTTAVIGGAFTVNMLHDQQAFAASDAPLTSELNTQSETVGNQNSTTIEASTSTTNSTNVTKNSSSVQTSNSDTTSSEKSESVTSTVNSTSNQQDKTASTSESTSSKNTTSNYDTKSTASTSSTEQQSNTLINQSTASNNTSQSTTPSSANLNKTSTTSTSTTPVKLRTFSRLAMSTFASATTTSTITANTITVNKDNFKQYMTTSGNATYDQSTGIVTLTQDSTSQKGAITLGTRIDSNKSFHFSGKVNLGNKYEGYGNGGDGIGFAFSPGLLGETGLNGAAVGIGGLSNAFGFKLDTYHNTSKPNTAAKANADPSSVAGGGAFGAFVTTDSYGVATTYTSSSTADNAAKLKVQPTNNTFQNFDINYNGDTKVMTVTYAGQTWTRNISDWIAKSGTTNFSLSMTASTGGATNLQQVQFGTFEYTESAVTQVRYVDVTTGKDIIPPKTYSGNVDQVVTIDNQQSALSAKGYNYTSVDSSYASTYNDTNKTVKMTNAGQSVTYYFTDVKAPTVTVGNQTTEVGKSMNPIVLTTTDNGTGTVTNTVTGLPSGLSYDSATNSIVGTPTKVGQSTVSVVSTDQANNKSTTNFTINVVDTTAPTVTPIGDQSSEVFSPISPIKIATQDNSGNTVTNTVTGLPSGLTFDSTTNTISGTPTNIGTSTITIVSTDTSGNKTTTTFKYEVTRNSMSDSVSTSSSTLQSQSVSSSTVNSQSASTSTSESIATSTSASTSKSTSVSLSDSASVSKSLSTSESNSASSSTSASLANSQSVSSSMSDSASKSTSLSDSISNSSSTEKSESLSTSTSDSLRTSMSLSDSLSMSTSGSLSKSQSLSTSTSGSTSTSQSLSESTSNAISTSTSLSESVSTSESISISNSIADSQSASTSKSESQSTSISLSTSDSKSMSTSESLSDSTSTSGSVSGSLSLSGSQSMSTSTSESLSTSKVSSESVSTSDSLAASTSKSTSVSESLSTSQSSSASESLSDSISTSDSTSKSQSLSTSQSDSSSKSMSLSNSLRMSESLSTSTSTSTSMSGSTSLSTSLSDSKSASMSASTASSESVSQSIMTSTSNSASTSTSESTSVSEHTSASLSTSKSLSTSESDSISDSASVSGSASKLTSESLSTSISASESNSTSDSKSQSLSAFLSESVSESTSESTSESLSGSTSTSMSLSDSTSESGSTSTSLSTSTSGSESISASTSDSISASTAKSASASTSLSQSMSTSMSGSTSVSTSLSDSTSTSKSNSISTSESTSDSISTSKSDSLSTSTSLSESTSTSESGSTSMSESKSDSTSTSTSTSESDSESTSTSTSTSLSDSISTSLSLSASMNQSGIDSNSASQSASTSTSTSTSESDSLSTSTYTSHSTSASESTSTSTSLSDSSSISKSTSQSGSTSTSTSLSDSESVSDSESKSESTSESNSTSTSTSLSDSSSISDSASESKSESASTSTSTSESDSSSTSLSDSTSASMQSSESDSQSTSTSLSNSQSTSTSNRMSTIASESVSESTSESGSTSESTSESDSTSTSLSDSQSTSRSTSASGSASTSTSTSDSRSTSASTSTSMSTSTLDSQSMSLSTSTSTSVSDSTSLSDSVSDSTSDSTSTSTSGSMSVSISLSDSTSTSTSASEVMSASISDSQSMSESVNDSESVSESNSESDSKSTSGSTSVSDSGSLSDSTSLRKSESVSESSSLSGSQSMSDSVSTSDSSSLSVSTSLRSSESVSDSDSLSDSTSTSGSTSTSTSGSLSISISLSGSESVSESTSLSDSISMSDSTSTSESDSLSGSISLSDSTSLSTSDSLSDSKSLSSSQSMSGSESTSTSVSDSQSSSTSNSEFDSMSISASESDSISTSDSTSISGSNSTSTSLSTSDSMSGSVSVSTSTSLSDSISGSISVSDSSSLSTSESLSNSMSQSQSTSTSGSSSLSSSISSSMSTSASTSTSQSTSVSTSLSTSDSISESTSISISGSQSIVESESTSDSTSISVSESVSGSTLMSESESNSMSQSQSLSDSTSSSESISDSISISTSESLSMSSSILNSASISNSNSMSMSGSNSTSTSVSMSMSDSDSTSTSESLSVSVSTSMSESTSISESSSISDSISTSTSESDSMHPSDSTSTSHTQIASASSSTSESMAPNTNVSQSATHSQSTLSETSEAMKQDATSTHSNKKLPETGDSIKQGGLLGGVMTLLIGLGLMKRKKKNDEDKEDDTQA; from the coding sequence ATGAGTAAAAGACAAAAAGCATTTCATGACAGCTTAGTAAACGAAAAAACAAGAGTAAAACTTTATAAGTCCGGAAAAAATTGGGTTAAATCTGGAATTAAAGAATTAGAAATGTTTAAAATTATAGGCTTACCATTTATTAGTCAAAATATAGATAAATACGATAATGATAGTGTAAGTAAGAAAATGACAAGTTATGGTCTCAAAACAACAGCAGTTATTGGTGGGGCATTTACTGTCAATATGCTACATGATCAACAAGCTTTTGCGGCCTCAGATGCACCGTTAACATCTGAATTAAATACGCAAAGTGAGACAGTAGGTAATCAAAACTCAACGACTATTGAAGCGTCAACATCGACAACCAATTCTACAAATGTAACGAAAAATAGTAGCTCAGTACAAACATCAAATAGCGACACTACTTCAAGTGAAAAGTCTGAAAGTGTCACATCGACAGTTAACAGTACAAGTAATCAACAAGACAAAACAGCATCTACATCTGAATCAACATCCTCAAAGAATACTACATCAAATTATGATACTAAGTCGACAGCTTCAACTTCAAGTACGGAACAACAGAGTAATACATTAATAAATCAAAGTACTGCATCAAATAATACTTCGCAAAGCACAACGCCATCTTCAGCCAATTTAAACAAAACTAGCACTACGTCAACCAGCACAACGCCAGTAAAACTTAGAACCTTCAGTCGATTAGCAATGTCAACATTTGCATCAGCTACCACAACGAGTACCATTACAGCCAATACCATTACAGTTAATAAAGACAATTTCAAACAATATATGACGACATCAGGTAATGCTACTTATGATCAAAGTACAGGTATCGTCACATTAACACAAGATTCAACAAGTCAGAAAGGTGCTATTACATTAGGAACACGTATTGACTCTAATAAGAGTTTTCATTTTTCTGGAAAAGTAAATTTAGGTAATAAATATGAAGGATATGGCAACGGCGGCGATGGTATTGGTTTTGCGTTTTCACCAGGGCTATTAGGTGAGACAGGATTAAATGGTGCCGCAGTAGGTATCGGTGGTTTGAGTAATGCGTTTGGCTTCAAATTGGATACGTATCACAATACATCTAAACCAAATACAGCAGCAAAAGCAAATGCTGACCCATCTAGTGTTGCAGGCGGTGGCGCATTTGGTGCTTTTGTAACAACAGATAGTTATGGCGTTGCAACAACCTATACTTCAAGTTCAACAGCTGATAATGCTGCGAAGTTAAAAGTGCAACCTACAAACAATACGTTCCAAAATTTTGACATTAATTATAATGGTGATACAAAAGTTATGACTGTTACATATGCTGGTCAAACATGGACACGTAATATTTCAGATTGGATTGCGAAAAGTGGCACGACCAACTTTTCATTATCAATGACAGCCTCAACAGGTGGCGCGACAAATTTACAACAAGTACAATTTGGAACATTCGAATATACTGAGTCAGCTGTTACGCAAGTGAGATATGTTGATGTAACAACAGGTAAAGATATTATTCCACCAAAAACATATTCAGGGAATGTTGACCAAGTTGTGACAATTGACAATCAACAATCAGCATTGTCTGCTAAAGGATATAACTATACGTCGGTCGATAGTTCATATGCATCAACTTATAACGATACTAATAAAACTGTAAAAATGACGAATGCTGGACAATCTGTAACATATTACTTTACTGATGTGAAAGCACCAACTGTAACTGTAGGCAATCAAACAACTGAAGTTGGTAAATCAATGAATCCGATTGTATTGACTACAACGGATAATGGTACTGGAACCGTTACAAATACAGTGACTGGGCTGCCATCAGGACTAAGTTATGATAGTGCAACAAATTCAATTGTTGGGACGCCGACTAAAGTAGGGCAATCAACAGTAAGCGTTGTATCGACTGATCAAGCAAATAATAAATCGACAACGAACTTTACAATAAATGTTGTAGATACAACAGCACCAACAGTAACGCCAATAGGAGATCAATCATCAGAAGTTTTTTCTCCAATATCACCGATTAAAATTGCTACTCAAGACAATAGCGGTAATACTGTTACAAATACAGTGACAGGATTGCCATCTGGATTAACATTCGATAGTACGACAAATACGATTAGTGGTACACCAACAAATATTGGTACAAGTACTATTACAATCGTTTCTACAGACACTAGTGGAAACAAAACGACAACAACTTTTAAATATGAAGTAACAAGAAATAGTATGAGCGATTCAGTATCGACATCGAGCAGTACCTTACAATCACAAAGCGTGTCATCTAGCACAGTAAATTCTCAAAGTGCATCAACAAGTACGTCGGAATCTATTGCGACGTCAACTTCAGCAAGTACATCAAAATCAACAAGTGTTAGCTTATCTGATTCTGCCAGTGTATCTAAATCTTTGAGTACTTCAGAAAGTAATAGTGCATCTAGTTCAACGAGTGCAAGTTTGGCAAATTCACAAAGTGTATCGTCAAGTATGTCAGATTCAGCCAGTAAATCAACATCATTAAGTGATTCTATTTCAAACTCTAGCAGTACTGAAAAATCCGAAAGTCTATCAACAAGTACATCTGATTCGTTGCGTACATCAATGTCACTTAGTGACTCGCTAAGTATGAGCACATCGGGAAGTTTGTCTAAGTCACAAAGTCTATCAACAAGTACATCAGGATCGACTAGTACGTCACAATCATTAAGTGAAAGCACATCGAATGCAATCAGTACGTCCACATCATTGAGTGAATCAGTCAGCACATCAGAATCTATAAGTATTTCAAATAGCATTGCAGACTCGCAAAGTGCATCAACAAGCAAATCGGAATCACAAAGTACATCAATATCATTAAGTACAAGCGATTCTAAATCGATGAGTACCTCAGAATCATTAAGCGATTCAACAAGTACAAGTGGCTCTGTATCTGGATCGTTAAGTCTTTCAGGATCTCAAAGCATGTCAACGAGTACATCGGAGTCATTAAGCACATCGAAAGTGTCGAGTGAATCAGTGAGTACGAGTGATTCTTTAGCAGCATCAACAAGTAAATCTACGTCAGTAAGTGAATCGTTAAGTACATCTCAATCAAGCAGTGCATCAGAATCATTAAGTGATTCGATAAGTACATCAGACTCAACAAGCAAATCCCAATCATTAAGCACTAGCCAATCAGACTCATCTAGCAAGTCTATGTCATTAAGTAATTCATTACGCATGTCAGAGTCATTGAGTACCTCAACTTCTACGAGTACAAGTATGTCTGGTTCAACAAGTTTATCAACATCATTAAGCGATTCAAAGAGTGCGAGTATGTCTGCATCAACTGCATCGAGTGAATCAGTATCGCAAAGCATTATGACAAGCACATCTAATTCGGCAAGTACATCAACATCAGAAAGTACAAGTGTATCAGAGCATACTTCAGCATCATTGAGTACGTCAAAAAGCCTTAGCACGTCAGAGTCTGATTCAATAAGCGACTCAGCGTCAGTAAGCGGATCTGCAAGTAAACTTACATCAGAGTCGTTAAGTACATCGATATCTGCTAGTGAATCTAACAGTACGAGTGATTCGAAATCACAAAGTTTATCAGCATTTTTAAGTGAATCAGTGAGTGAAAGCACATCAGAATCGACATCAGAGTCATTGAGTGGATCAACAAGTACGAGTATGTCCTTATCAGACAGTACATCAGAATCTGGCAGCACCTCAACATCATTGAGCACATCAACCAGTGGAAGTGAATCCATTTCTGCATCAACTAGTGACAGTATATCAGCGTCAACTGCTAAGAGTGCAAGTGCATCGACATCACTAAGTCAGTCGATGAGTACGAGTATGTCCGGTTCAACAAGTGTATCAACATCGTTAAGTGATTCGACAAGTACAAGTAAGTCTAATTCGATAAGTACATCAGAATCGACAAGCGATTCAATCAGTACAAGCAAATCTGATTCATTAAGTACATCAACATCGCTAAGTGAGTCAACAAGCACAAGTGAGTCAGGTTCAACGTCAATGAGTGAAAGCAAATCCGATTCAACATCAACAAGTACAAGCACGAGTGAATCCGATTCAGAAAGTACAAGCACATCGACATCAACAAGTTTGTCAGACTCAATCAGCACATCATTGTCACTAAGCGCATCAATGAATCAAAGCGGTATAGACTCAAACTCAGCAAGTCAAAGTGCCTCAACATCAACAAGTACAAGCACGAGCGAATCCGATTCACTAAGCACCTCAACATACACAAGTCATTCAACAAGTGCAAGTGAATCCACATCAACATCAACGTCACTAAGTGATTCATCAAGTATATCTAAAAGTACAAGTCAATCAGGATCAACAAGCACATCAACATCGTTAAGCGATTCAGAAAGCGTATCCGATTCAGAAAGCAAATCAGAAAGTACAAGTGAATCAAACTCAACAAGTACATCAACATCACTTAGTGATTCATCAAGCATAAGCGACTCGGCATCAGAAAGTAAATCAGAGTCAGCAAGTACATCAACATCAACAAGTGAATCCGATTCGTCGTCAACATCATTAAGCGATTCAACATCAGCGTCAATGCAAAGCAGTGAATCCGATTCACAAAGCACATCAACGTCATTAAGTAATTCACAAAGCACATCAACATCAAACCGAATGTCGACTATTGCAAGTGAGTCAGTATCGGAAAGTACATCAGAATCTGGCTCAACATCAGAAAGTACAAGTGAATCCGATTCAACATCAACATCATTAAGCGATTCACAAAGCACATCAAGAAGTACAAGTGCATCTGGATCAGCAAGTACATCAACATCAACAAGTGACTCTCGAAGTACATCAGCTTCAACTAGTACTTCGATGAGTACAAGTACGCTTGATTCACAAAGTATGTCGCTTTCAACAAGTACATCAACAAGTGTGAGTGACTCAACGTCATTATCTGATAGTGTGAGTGATTCAACATCAGACTCAACAAGTACGAGTACATCAGGTTCTATGAGTGTGTCTATATCGTTAAGTGATTCTACAAGCACATCAACATCGGCTAGTGAAGTAATGAGCGCAAGCATATCTGATTCACAAAGTATGTCAGAATCTGTAAATGATTCAGAAAGTGTAAGTGAATCTAATTCTGAAAGTGACTCAAAATCGACGAGTGGCTCAACAAGCGTAAGTGATTCTGGCTCATTAAGCGACTCAACGTCATTAAGAAAATCGGAAAGTGTGAGCGAGTCTAGTTCATTGAGTGGCTCTCAATCGATGAGTGATTCAGTAAGCACAAGCGATTCGTCATCATTAAGTGTATCGACGTCACTAAGAAGTTCAGAAAGCGTGAGTGATTCTGATTCATTAAGCGATTCAACATCAACAAGTGGTTCGACTTCAACAAGTACATCTGGTTCATTGAGCATATCAATATCATTAAGTGGTTCAGAAAGTGTAAGCGAGTCTACCTCGCTAAGTGATTCAATATCAATGAGTGATTCTACTAGCACAAGTGAATCCGACTCATTAAGTGGATCAATATCTTTAAGTGATTCCACAAGTCTCAGCACTTCTGATTCATTAAGTGATTCCAAATCATTAAGTAGCTCGCAAAGTATGAGTGGATCAGAATCAACGTCAACAAGTGTGAGCGATTCGCAGTCAAGCTCAACAAGTAATAGTGAATTTGACTCTATGAGCATCAGTGCATCAGAAAGTGACTCAATCTCTACAAGCGATTCGACTAGCATCAGTGGATCAAATTCAACGAGTACATCACTTTCGACATCGGATTCAATGAGCGGAAGCGTATCAGTTTCAACATCGACAAGTTTAAGTGACTCAATATCAGGTTCAATAAGCGTAAGTGACTCGAGCTCATTAAGCACATCAGAATCGTTAAGTAATTCAATGTCACAAAGTCAGTCAACAAGTACAAGTGGCTCAAGTTCATTGAGTTCATCGATATCATCATCAATGTCAACAAGTGCAAGTACATCGACATCACAAAGCACGTCGGTGTCGACGTCACTATCAACATCAGACAGTATCAGCGAGTCCACTTCAATAAGTATTAGTGGTTCACAAAGTATAGTAGAATCAGAATCTACAAGTGATTCAACGTCGATTAGTGTATCAGAATCAGTAAGTGGTTCTACATTGATGAGTGAATCCGAATCAAACAGCATGTCTCAATCACAGAGCTTATCAGACTCAACAAGTAGTTCTGAGTCAATAAGTGATTCCATTTCAATCAGTACATCCGAATCACTAAGTATGTCTAGTTCGATACTCAATTCGGCTTCGATTAGCAACTCTAATTCAATGAGTATGTCTGGTTCAAATTCAACAAGCACATCAGTATCGATGAGCATGTCCGATTCAGACTCAACAAGTACGTCAGAGTCATTGAGTGTATCCGTTTCAACAAGTATGTCAGAATCAACATCAATTAGTGAGTCTAGCTCTATATCTGACTCGATTTCAACAAGCACATCAGAATCTGACTCTATGCATCCATCAGATTCAACGAGCACAAGTCATACACAAATCGCGAGCGCGTCTAGTTCAACAAGTGAGTCAATGGCACCAAATACAAATGTTTCGCAGTCAGCAACACATTCTCAGTCAACATTAAGTGAAACATCTGAAGCAATGAAGCAAGATGCCACATCAACACATAGTAATAAGAAATTACCAGAAACAGGTGACTCAATTAAACAGGGCGGATTATTAGGTGGTGTCATGACACTATTAATTGGTCTAGGACTAATGAAAAGAAAGAAAAAGAATGACGAGGATAAAGAAGACGATACGCAAGCATAA
- a CDS encoding flavin reductase family protein, which produces MRTFDAQSLSAKENYKLLIGSIIPRPIAFVTTLNQDISVNAAPFSFFNIVNNHPPMIAIAVQRAGGKRKDTALNIERTGDFVVHITDEDNVQDINETAAPLVYGDSELSRTELSLVTSTTIKTPGIQEAKMRFECKLSQIILLGDELDGADLIIGEIVTYHIDDSIYEGDFKINPHGLQAVSRLAGNDYAKLGEIFTINRPEK; this is translated from the coding sequence ATGCGTACGTTTGATGCACAGTCATTATCCGCTAAAGAAAACTATAAATTGTTAATTGGTTCAATTATTCCACGGCCTATAGCTTTCGTAACAACATTAAATCAAGATATATCAGTAAATGCAGCACCATTTAGTTTTTTTAATATTGTTAATAATCATCCGCCAATGATTGCTATTGCAGTTCAACGTGCAGGAGGTAAGAGAAAAGATACTGCATTGAATATAGAGCGGACTGGAGACTTTGTTGTGCATATTACAGACGAAGATAACGTTCAAGATATTAATGAGACTGCAGCGCCTTTGGTATACGGAGACAGCGAGTTAAGTCGTACAGAGTTATCACTTGTAACATCTACAACGATTAAGACGCCAGGGATCCAAGAAGCAAAAATGAGATTCGAATGTAAACTATCGCAAATCATATTACTTGGAGATGAATTAGATGGAGCTGACTTAATAATAGGTGAAATTGTAACGTATCACATTGATGACAGTATTTATGAGGGTGATTTTAAAATCAATCCACATGGATTACAGGCTGTTTCTCGTTTAGCCGGAAATGATTATGCTAAATTAGGGGAAATATTTACAATAAATAGACCAGAAAAATAA